In Vicia villosa cultivar HV-30 ecotype Madison, WI unplaced genomic scaffold, Vvil1.0 ctg.000014F_1_1_4_unsc, whole genome shotgun sequence, the following are encoded in one genomic region:
- the LOC131621924 gene encoding nuclear intron maturase 3, mitochondrial: MLASLRLKRIIKITSNPHSHKSTLSPKLLHSTTLEQPTEPLTRTQLKTLVLTNYTNANFTNLIQNVVASPPVLFTASHNISTTAPFHPDRFFNLHSLAQELRLNRFDVAACCVSLKSSGSPLVLPNLKLKVVIEAVRMVLEAVYDERFVTFCYGGRVGLGRHTAIRYLKNSVENPTWWFTVRFKPHKFERAHVDKLCFFIQRKVKDCDFVDLIKKFFECKVLVIELGGNSLGKGFPQECGLCSVLINIYFDGFDKEIQETRLRENRESRELDPKMVDSGLGSDVFYKPVKVYAVRYLDEILIATSGGSKLMAMDLKMRVVKSLELGLSLRVDKLNTAIHSAVSEKIEFLGMELQAVPLSVLRPPMSEKAIRAHKKYLRQKEVRALEFRNARARNRRMLGLKIFNHVYKKMKQSDGFKFDFSIEKEVREIFKSWADEVAQEFLGSVDECQEWHRSLTAGDFLSLRHIRNQLPPELVDAYDNFQEQVDKHLNPVKLRKVIEDKERRETQKEEQKYSKGTVEDLTRFCTKVDAPVLLVRKAVRLVAFTNHMGRPRPIEFLLALEDADIIKWYAGIARRWLDFYCCCHNFKVVKTIVSYHLRFSCILTLAEKHESTKREAIKHFSKDLKVYDMNGNDEVNFPTEREVKMMGDRNLSDPKPVDGVLSLAIVRLASDEPPTRCIAHFCDKTTTVFYRVRLLQNSLNVNPLENEKWVQGMGVIHESLNQKCFPLCTDHVHDLYLGRITLQDIDCTSCVDVD; encoded by the coding sequence ATGCTAGCATCACTGCGTTTGAAACGAATCATAAAAATTACTTCAAATCCACACTCACACAAATCAACCCTCTCTCCCAAACTTCTTCACTCAACAACACTTGAACAACCCACAGAGCCTCTCACAAGAACCCAGCTCAAAACCCTTGTTCTCACCAACTACACCAATGCCAACTTCACCAACCTCATCCAAAACGTCGTCGCTTCACCCCCCGTCCTTTTCACCGCCTCCCATAACATCTCCACCACCGCACCCTTTCACCCCGACCGCTTCTTCAACCTCCATTCCTTGGCTCAAGAGCTTCGCCTTAACCGGTTCGATGTCGCCGCGTGCTGCGTTTCACTCAAATCCTCGGGTTCTCCCTTGGTTTTGCCCAATTTGAAACTCAAGGTGGTGATTGAGGCCGTTAGGATGGTGTTGGAAGCTGTGTACGATGAACGGTTTGTCACGTTTTGCTACGGTGGACGCGTTGGTTTGGGAAGACACACTGCTATAAGGTACTTGAAAAATAGTGTTGAAAATCCTACTTGGTGGTTTACTGTTAGGTTTAAGCCTCACAAATTTGAACGTGCTCATGTTGATAAGTTGTGTTTTTTCATTCAACGTAAAGTGAAAGACTGTGATTTTGTTGATTTGATTAAGAAGTTTTTTGAGTGTAAGGTTTTGGTCATTGAATTGGGTGGGAATTCTCTTGGAAAGGGGTTTCCTCAGGAATGTGGGCTGTGTTCAGTTTTGATAAATATTTACTTTGATGGATTTGATAAAGAGATTCAAGAGACACGGCTTAGGGAAAATCGAGAGAGTCGTGAATTGGATCCGAAGATGGTTGATTCTGGTTTGGGATCTGATGTGTTTTACAAGCCAGTTAAGGTGTATGCTGTTAGGTATTTGGATGAGATTCTGATTGCTACTTCTGGGGGTTCGAAGTTGATGGCTATGGACTTGAAGATGAGAGTTGTGAAAAGTTTGGAGCTTGGTTTAAGTTTGCGTGTTGATAAATTGAACACGGCGATTCATAGTGCTGTGTCAGAGAAGATTGAGTTTCTTGGGATGGAATTGCAGGCTGTTCCGCTGTCGGTTTTACGCCCGCCTATGTCAGAGAAAGCGATCCGGGCACACAAGAAGTACCTTAGACAAAAGGAAGTTAGAGCTCTTGAGTTCCGGAATGCTAGAGCAAGGAATAGGAGGATGTTAGGGTTGAAGATATTTAATCATGTTTATAAGAAGATGAAGCAAAGTGATGGGTTTAAGTTTGACTTTAGTATTGAAAAAGAAGTCCGGGAGATTTTTAAATCTTGGGCAGATGAAGTAGCGCAAGAGTTCTTGGGGAGTGTGGATGAGTGTCAGGAATGGCATCGGAGTTTAACGGCCGGTGATTTCCTTTCCTTGAGACACATTAGAAATCAGTTACCTCCTGAGCTTGTTGATGCTTATGATAACTTCCAAGAACAGGTAGATAAACATTTGAATCCTGTAAAACTCAGGAAAGTAATtgaggacaaagaaagaagagaaacgcAAAAGGAAGAACAAAAATATTCAAAGGGAACGGTTGAGGATTTGACTAGGTTTTGTACGAAAGTCGACGCACCAGTATTACTCGTAAGAAAAGCTGTTAGGTTGGTTGCGTTTACGAATCATATGGGCCGTCCAAGGCCTATTGAATTCCTTCTCGCTCTTGAGGATGCTGATATTATCAAGTGGTATGCTGGCATAGCAAGAAGGTGGCTTGACTTCTATTGCTGTTGCCACAACTTCAAGGTGGTCAAAACTATCGTAAGTTATCATCTGAGGTTCTCTTGCATCTTGACATTAGCAGAGAAGCACGAGTCCACTAAGCGCGAAGCTATAAAGCATTTTAGCAAAGATTTGAAAGTCTATGATATGAATGGAAATGATGAAGTGAATTTTCCCACAGAAAGGGAGGTTAAGATGATGGGAGATAGAAATCTTTCGGATCCAAAACCTGTAGACGGGGTTCTATCATTGGCTATAGTAAGGCTGGCATCTGATGAGCCTCCAACACGTTGTATTGCCCATTTCTGTGACAAGACAACAACAGTATTTTATCGGGTCCGATTGCTACAAAACAGTTTGAATGTGAACCCATTGGAGAATGAAAAATGGGTGCAAGGGATGGGCGTAATTCATGAAAGCCTGAACCAAAAGTGCTTCCCTCTCTGTACAGATCATGTACATGATTTGTACTTGGGGAGAATTACTCTTCAAGACATTGACTGTACCTCTTGTGTGGATGTGGACTGA